Within Winogradskyella helgolandensis, the genomic segment ATGTTAAACCACTATTGGGACATTTCTTCTAAAACAAGATTAAATACTAATGTTGGTTACCAATTTGGGAAACAAGGAAACAGTAGATTAGATTATAGTGGTGGCGCTAATCCAAGTGCAGCATACTATCAACTATTACCTAGTTACCATGTTCAGAGAGGTGATCTTGACAGAGCTTATTTAGCCGAGCAAGAGTTTATAGAAGATGGTCAATTAGATTGGAATCGTATAATAGACGCTAACGTTACTAATAACATAAGTGACACGAGTTCTGCGTACGCATTATATGAAGATAGAGCAGATGACAAACAATTAACCGTTAATTCTATTTTTACGTCTGAAATTAATGACAACATCATTATTAATGGTGCTGTTAATTATAAAAATTTAAAATCAGAAAACTTTGGTGAAGTAATCGATTTATTAGGATCAGATGTTGGTTTGTTAAATGTAGATTCTTTTGATGGTTACCAATACGATAACCGAAATAGTGATAGATTAGTAGGTGAAGGCGATAAGTACAGATACAATTATAATTTATATGCTGATGTACTGTCTGCTTATGCACAAGGGCAGTTTAAATATAATAAATTTGACTTCTATGTTTCTGGTAGCATAACTAGTACAACATATCAAAGAGAAGGTTTATGGGAAAACAGCAGATTTGATGAAGCTCAAACTTTTGGACCTGAAGCACCAACATCATATGGAAAAGGAGAAGAACTTTCTTTTACAGGTGTAGGTGGTAAGGCTGGTGTAACATACAAAATATCTGGAAAACACTTAATCGACGTTAACGGAGGTTATTTAACTAGAGCCCCTAATTTACGTAACACCTATTCTAACTCTAGAGAGAATCATAGTGTTGTAAGAAACATAAGTGAAGAAACGGTGACTTCTTTTGATGCTAGTTACATATTTAGATCACCAATTGTAAATGCTAAAATAACTGGTTTCTATACTAAAATCGAAGATGCCAATGAAGTTGGTTTCTATTATGCTGATGGTATTAGTGGTGGAAATGAGATAGCAGATAATGATACCTCTGCATTTGTACAAGAAGTTTTAACAGGTATAGATAAAAATCATTTAGGTGTTGAATTAGGAATTGAAGCTCAAGTAACTCCAACTATTAAATTAAAAGGTGCAGCTTCTATCGGTCAATACACATACGGTAATAACCCTAATTTATATTTAACTTCTGCAAGTTTTGAAACTGCAGACGGTTCTGGTTCTATTGATTATGGACAAGCAAACCTAAAAGATTACAAATTAGCAGGAGGTCCTCAGAGAGCAGCTTCTATAGGTTTTGAATATAGAGATCCTGATTTCTGGTGGTTTGGTGCAACAGCTAACTTCTTTTCTAATGCTTACATTGATGTAAATGCATTAACAAGAACTGAGAACTTTTATTTAGCTTCAGACGGATTACCTATTAATGACTATGATGAGGAATTAGCAACAGAGTTATTGAAACAAGAGAAGATTACTGACTACATGGTTGTTAACTTAGTAGGTGGTAAATCTTGGAAAGTAGACCAGTATTACATTAGTTTATTTGCAAGTGTTGGAAACTTATTAGACGAGATATACAAAACAGGTGGTTTTGAGCAAGGTAGAAATGCTAACTACACGGAGTTAAAAGAGGATAATGCAGATGGCACACCTAGATTTGGTTCTAAATATTGGTATGGTCGTGGTGCAAATTATTTTGTTAACTTAAACGTCAGATTCTAAAAAAAAAGAAAAATTAATAAATAATATTACGATTATGAAATGTGAAACATTCATGAGTTCTATAATTATAAATAAAAATGTTATGAATAAAACGATTAAATCTTTAAACTTAATTTTAATCCTAATAGCATCATTTGCTGTTACATCTTGTGTACAAGATGACGATTACACAATTCCTAATAGCTTAGGAGATGAAGAAAATTATGCACTTCAAGAATTATTAGATACTGCAACAGAAGTTTCATTTGATTATGCTAAAGCATTATATAACTCTGATCCTAATGAGGATGGAGATACTGATGACGCGATTCCATATTTAATAGAAAATGATGTTTATATTAAAGGATATATTTCATCAAGTGATAGAACAGGAAATTTCTACAAAGAATTATACATTCAAAATAGTTCAGAAAATCCAACTAGTGCTATGAAAGTTATATTAGATCAAGTATCTAATTACAATCAATTTAATAAAGGTAGAGAAGTTTACATTAAACTAACCGATCTTTATATTGGTGAAGAACGTACAGGTAGTGGAGTTTACACTATTGGTGGTGAACCAGAATTTGACCAATATGGCGGTACGGTTACATCATTAAACTTTAATCAAATTGCAGAAAACATTTTACGATCAGGAACTACTGAAGAAATTGTACCTTTAAATTTAACGTTTGCTGAAATCACTGACCAACACGTTGGTATGTTTGTTCAAGTTGATAATATTGAATTTGCAGATAACTTAAATGGATTACAATATTTTGACCCAATTGAAGTTTATGACACTGCTAGAACATTACAATCTTGTTCTGGTTTCGGTTATGATACTTTTATATTAGAGACTAGTTCTTTTGCCGATTTTAAAGCTAAAGATCTTCCAACAGGAAACGGTTCTATAAAAGCTGTAGTAAGCAAAACATTTGACGCTACTAGCTATGTTTTAGCATTAAACTCTGTTGACGATGTAGATATGGAAGGACCTAGATGTTCTTTATTAGACTTAGACGATTTTGCTACACTTTTTGAAGAAGACTTTGAAGGTATGTCTACAGGATCTGCAATATCAAGTAACGGATGGACATCTTATGCTCAAGTAGGCACATACAATTGGAGAGCTTTAACAACAACGGACACAGGAAACCCTGGACCAGGAAACACTATTGCTTCTATGGGTGCTTATGGTTCTAGTACAGATGAAAACATCGCTTGGTTAATTAGCCCAGCTATTGATTTAGATGCACAAGGTATAGAGTTTTTAAACTTCCAATCATCAAATAGTTTTTCTGATGATAGTGAATTAGAAGTATTAATATCTACAGATTGGGATGGTACTACTGCTAATGTTGCTTCTGCTACATGGACAACAATTCCTGCAATAATAGCTGGTGATGATGAATTTTACCAAGATTGGTTCGATTCTGGATTAATCAACTTAAGTTCTTATTCTGGTTCTGCTGGTTACATCGCCTTTAAATATATTGGTGGTTACCCATCTAGTGGAGATATCGATGGAACATATGAAATAGATAACTTTAAAATTTTAGGTGAAAACTAGAAATTCATAATTTTTTATAGAAACCTGCTGATTTTATAATTAGCAGGTTTTGTTTTTTTAATACTATTTATATGGCATCTCTTCCTGACACTAATTATATTTTCATATTCAATCATTATAAGAAAGCTTATGGCAAAAAAAGTATCAATATAGCATTATTATATGTTTGCTTTTTAGAGTTCTCTTTTGTCCTAGCAATGGGTGCCTTTCTAAAAGCATTCGCAAGCCAAATGAAAATATCTTTAATGACTAATACCAAGTTTTGGATCTTATTAGGGCTAATTGCGCTCTTTATAATCTTTAAAAATTGGATGCGCTATAATGGAAAGAAAAGAAACATACTTAACGTAAAATCCAAACGTCGCAATACATCTATATACTTGTTATGGCTTTTACCAATAGGATGCGTTGCAATAGCTTTAATTCTACTTCAAGTCCAATAAAAAAACGCCATCCTTCCGGATAGCGTTTTTAAATAGTATGTATTTCTACTGAATTTACTCAGCTTTATCTTCTTTACTACAACATTCTTTTTTACAGTCTGCTTTACAAGCTACTTTTTCAGCTTCTGTTTTGTTAGCACAACAGGCTTTTTTACAATCTGCATTACACACTTTCTTCTCAGATCCAAAATCATCAACGGCATGCATATCTTTAACCTTATAAGTATCTGAAACCTTACCAACAGCTTCTTCTAAAGATTGTGGTGTAACTTTTGCCTCATCATATTCTACCATAGCTAAACGCTTATCAAAATCAACTTTAGCGGATTTCACACCTTCCATTTTAGCCATTTTCTTCTCGATTGTTTTAGCACAACCCATGGCACATGTCATTCCATCGATACCAAACTCTACTTTAGCATAAGTTGCATTTGGATCTAATGTTGTAGTCACGTCTTTTTTAGTAACTTCTACATCTACAGTTTTAACTTCTGGCTGTGATTCATTTTTACATGAGGTAAAAACCAAAGCCATAATTGCCACCATACTAATTGTTTTTAATGTCTTCATTAGTTCAGGATATTAATAATTTTGGTTAAATCTAATGAATATTGATGTTTCTAACGAGACAATTAACGAATTTTGTGATTCCTTTTTAAGATTATTATATAAAATCTTCACGATCTCCTAAACCGAATTCTAAACTAAAATGATAAGCATAAAAAAACCGAAGCTTTCACTTCGGTTTTCATATTTATGTATTTAATTCTGATTAGTTAAAGTCAGCATCTGTAACACCTTCATTGATTTTAACTTCTGTAGTTTCAAAAGATAAAACTTGAGGTCCAGTTGCAATTTTCATAGTGTTAGGTAACATTACACCACCAACTTCCTTGTAATTAGAAAAATCAGTAGTTGTAGTTAATGTTTGTCCACCCATTTCAGCAGTTTCTTCAGTTCTTAACAAGTACCCAGTTTCAGTATCGTAATATCTGTATGACGTTACATCTCCATTTGTTACATTTACTTTATAAACGTCAGCACCTTCAATTGTCATGATGCTTTCTAACTCTAAGCTAGAAACCTCCATATGCAATTCTGGGAACAATCCTTTTTCAGCTTTCTTAGCAGCTAGCATTTTGTCATCCATCACCGATTTTTGACCCTGTTGAACCATATAGCCAGTCTCTCCATTAAAACTTTGTTGCATTACAGCACCCATGCCTTCAACTACAATCTCCATATAAGATTTGTTTGGTGCCATTTGCTTAATAGTTGCTTTAGGCTTAAATGGTGCTCCTTGAATAGTTACATCAGAATTAACTAAAAGTGTATTAATCTTGCTTAAATTATCTTCACCACCAATGGCCTTAATATAATTTTTTACAACTGCATCAGCAGTTAAACCTGCTGGTAATGGCTTAGTGAATACTGGCTTTTCAACTGAGTTTGCGTAAGCATCGTAATACATAATAGGAATTCCTGTTTTTTCAAGATTTTCTAAAACATCACTTCCTTTACCTACAACAAGTATTCTCGCATTTTCTGGCTTAAAATACTTATTAGCAACTCTCATAATATCTTCAGTAGACACATCATTTATTTTCTGTAAATACGTAGCATAGAAATCTTTCGGTAAATCGTTCAATTTTATATTCAGTGCATAATTTGCAACCGTTTGAGGACTTTCTAATCCCATTATAAAATTACCAACATACTTTGCTTTTGCATCTGCTAGTAATTGAGCATCTACAGGTTCTGTTTTAATACGGTTAATTTCTTTTAAAGCTTCTACTACAGCACTATCTGTAACCATAGCTCTTACTTTAGCAGTTGCCGTAAAACGACCAGCTCCATATCTATTAGCTCTTAAGCTAGAGTATGCACCATAAGTATACCCATGTTCTTCACGAAGGTTTTTAAATAAATAACCTTCTCCACCACCACCTAAAATATTGTTTGTGATTAAAGCCGCATGATAGTCTTCATCATTCATCTTTAAATCAACATTATTCATAATGGTAATGCTAGATTGTGATGCACTTGGTAAATCCACAAAATTAATTTGCGTGTATTGTGCATTAGGATTTACTTTAGGAAGTGTTGTTGTTATATCAACAGATTTTTCCCATTTAGAAAAACGCTTTTCTATTTGCTTTTTAACAGCTTTAAATTCAACATCACCTATAACTACTAAATACGCATGATTAGGATTAAAATATTTCTCATAAAACGCTAAGGCATCACCAAATGACACATTGTTAATAGTCTCTTCAGTAGTAAACTCACCATAAGGATGTTTAGTTCCGTATGCTAAAGCATCACCTACACGACCACTAATAGCATCTATACTTTTTTCGCCTTGTTTTAGGTTTTCAATAAGCTTCGTTTTTTCTTTTTCAAACTCTTCTTCAGTTAATAAAGGATTGATAGCAGCATCTGCCATTAACTCTAAAATACGATCAGAATATTTAGATAAAGAACTTGCATAGCCTCCACTAAATCCAAAACTTAAACGTGCTCCTAAAAAGTCTATCTCTTCATTAAAGTCATCTTTAGAAATAGAAGTTGTTCCATTTCCTAGCATACTACCGAGTAAACTTTCTAAACCAGCTTTATCACCAGAAGCAATAGGGTTATTATCTAAACGTAAAGAGTAAGACACTCTTGGCAATTTATGATTTTCAACAACCAATACTTTTAAACCATTCTTTAATTCAAATTCACTTGGAGTTTTTAAACTAATTTCTGGCTCAGGACCAGCTTTTGGTTGTTTTGATCTATCTATTTGAGCATTAACACCTAATGCTATAAAAAACAATAAGGCAAATGCAGTTAATTTTGTTTTCATTATATAAGTCGTTTTCATCTTATTGATCATCTTTTTTTGGTAAATATTCTATTTCAACACGCTGATTTTTACTTAAATATTTTTTAGCTACAGCTTGAATTTCTTCTCTTGTAATTGATCTGTATATATCAATTTCTTTATTGATTAAATTCACATCTCCTTTTAACAAATAATTTGTCGCTAAAGATTCTGCGATACCCACAATACTAGCATTAGCGTTTACAAATTGATTCTCAAATTGATTAATTAATTTTTGATAATCGCGTTCTGCAATTAATTCATCTTGCATTTTAACAATCTCTTCATCAATTTCTTCTAAAATGGTATCTAAAGAAGTTTCACCTGAAGGGATAGCGAAAATTGTAAATATATTATAATCCATTTGTGGAATATTTACAGCTTGTAATTGCAATGCTTGTTTTTGCTCATCAACAATTTTCTTGTATAAAACTGAACTTTTACCTCCACTTAAATACGTTGAAATCATATCTAAAACATAAGAATCTCTACTCGCAAAACCTGGAGTTCTATACGTTGCTAAAATGGCAGGAATTTGAATATTTTCGTCAAAAGCTTGCGCTTTTATAGTTTCCGTAATAGGTTCTTCTTTTGGGAAGTTTCTTACCACCTCTGGTCTACTCTTCACTTCACTGAAATAAGCAGCAACCAATTTTTTAGTTTTAGCCATATCAATATCTCCAGCAATAACTAAAACGGCATTATTTGGACCATAATATTTATCAAAATAAGCATTAAACTCTTCTAAAGTAGCAGCATCTAAATGCTCCATGTACCCAATATTTGGATCTTTATAAGGGTGAACTTTAAAAAGGTTTGTACCTAAAGCTTCAAACAACCCACCATAAGGTGAACCAGAACGCTGACGCTTTTCTTCTTTAACAACTTCGTTTTGAGTATCCACACCAACTTGGTCAATAACTGGGTGTAACATACGCTCAGATTCTAACCATAAAGCCAACTCTAATTTATTAGAAGGGAATACTTCAAAATAATACGTTCTATCTTGAGACGTATTAGCATTAAATGTACCTCCATTTGCTGGTATAATTTTCATGAATTCTCCACGACCAATATTTTCTGACCCTTCAAATAATAAATGCTCAAAAAAGTGTGCAAATCCTGTACGCTCTCTATCTCCATCTTTTCCACCAACATTATACATTACAGATGTAGAAACAACTGGTGCAGTATTATCTTGATGTAGAATTACGTGTAATCCATTGTCTAAATCAAACTCTTCGAATTCTACTTGTTGTGCTGTTGACATATATCCAACCGAC encodes:
- a CDS encoding carboxypeptidase regulatory-like domain-containing protein yields the protein MKKSLIILLLGILSSFTMVAQSTIIKGSVKDAASSEPIPDVTITIEETQQTTLTNGFGEFVFSNNVPLGEQVLRISKEGYVTKRYPIIVNEGKTVDITDMILDIDVSDVQDMFTITLSDDELNDDTSGADNISGLLSSSLDVFQRTAAFEFSSSFFKVRGLDSENGSVLMNGIEMNKLYNGRPQWSNWGGLNDMMRNQVLTTGLTPSDYNFGGVLGSSNIITRASSYRKGGRVTFSSSNRSYTNRAMASYASGLLEGGWSYALMIGRRWGEEGFVDGTLYDSNSFFASVEKKINEKHSINFTSVYTPNRRGKSSPNTQEIYDLKGIKYNEYWGSLDGEQRNSRIKEVEEPIFMLNHYWDISSKTRLNTNVGYQFGKQGNSRLDYSGGANPSAAYYQLLPSYHVQRGDLDRAYLAEQEFIEDGQLDWNRIIDANVTNNISDTSSAYALYEDRADDKQLTVNSIFTSEINDNIIINGAVNYKNLKSENFGEVIDLLGSDVGLLNVDSFDGYQYDNRNSDRLVGEGDKYRYNYNLYADVLSAYAQGQFKYNKFDFYVSGSITSTTYQREGLWENSRFDEAQTFGPEAPTSYGKGEELSFTGVGGKAGVTYKISGKHLIDVNGGYLTRAPNLRNTYSNSRENHSVVRNISEETVTSFDASYIFRSPIVNAKITGFYTKIEDANEVGFYYADGISGGNEIADNDTSAFVQEVLTGIDKNHLGVELGIEAQVTPTIKLKGAASIGQYTYGNNPNLYLTSASFETADGSGSIDYGQANLKDYKLAGGPQRAASIGFEYRDPDFWWFGATANFFSNAYIDVNALTRTENFYLASDGLPINDYDEELATELLKQEKITDYMVVNLVGGKSWKVDQYYISLFASVGNLLDEIYKTGGFEQGRNANYTELKEDNADGTPRFGSKYWYGRGANYFVNLNVRF
- a CDS encoding DUF5689 domain-containing protein, which produces MNKTIKSLNLILILIASFAVTSCVQDDDYTIPNSLGDEENYALQELLDTATEVSFDYAKALYNSDPNEDGDTDDAIPYLIENDVYIKGYISSSDRTGNFYKELYIQNSSENPTSAMKVILDQVSNYNQFNKGREVYIKLTDLYIGEERTGSGVYTIGGEPEFDQYGGTVTSLNFNQIAENILRSGTTEEIVPLNLTFAEITDQHVGMFVQVDNIEFADNLNGLQYFDPIEVYDTARTLQSCSGFGYDTFILETSSFADFKAKDLPTGNGSIKAVVSKTFDATSYVLALNSVDDVDMEGPRCSLLDLDDFATLFEEDFEGMSTGSAISSNGWTSYAQVGTYNWRALTTTDTGNPGPGNTIASMGAYGSSTDENIAWLISPAIDLDAQGIEFLNFQSSNSFSDDSELEVLISTDWDGTTANVASATWTTIPAIIAGDDEFYQDWFDSGLINLSSYSGSAGYIAFKYIGGYPSSGDIDGTYEIDNFKILGEN
- a CDS encoding cation transporter; this encodes MKTLKTISMVAIMALVFTSCKNESQPEVKTVDVEVTKKDVTTTLDPNATYAKVEFGIDGMTCAMGCAKTIEKKMAKMEGVKSAKVDFDKRLAMVEYDEAKVTPQSLEEAVGKVSDTYKVKDMHAVDDFGSEKKVCNADCKKACCANKTEAEKVACKADCKKECCSKEDKAE
- a CDS encoding insulinase family protein — protein: MKTKLTAFALLFFIALGVNAQIDRSKQPKAGPEPEISLKTPSEFELKNGLKVLVVENHKLPRVSYSLRLDNNPIASGDKAGLESLLGSMLGNGTTSISKDDFNEEIDFLGARLSFGFSGGYASSLSKYSDRILELMADAAINPLLTEEEFEKEKTKLIENLKQGEKSIDAISGRVGDALAYGTKHPYGEFTTEETINNVSFGDALAFYEKYFNPNHAYLVVIGDVEFKAVKKQIEKRFSKWEKSVDITTTLPKVNPNAQYTQINFVDLPSASQSSITIMNNVDLKMNDEDYHAALITNNILGGGGEGYLFKNLREEHGYTYGAYSSLRANRYGAGRFTATAKVRAMVTDSAVVEALKEINRIKTEPVDAQLLADAKAKYVGNFIMGLESPQTVANYALNIKLNDLPKDFYATYLQKINDVSTEDIMRVANKYFKPENARILVVGKGSDVLENLEKTGIPIMYYDAYANSVEKPVFTKPLPAGLTADAVVKNYIKAIGGEDNLSKINTLLVNSDVTIQGAPFKPKATIKQMAPNKSYMEIVVEGMGAVMQQSFNGETGYMVQQGQKSVMDDKMLAAKKAEKGLFPELHMEVSSLELESIMTIEGADVYKVNVTNGDVTSYRYYDTETGYLLRTEETAEMGGQTLTTTTDFSNYKEVGGVMLPNTMKIATGPQVLSFETTEVKINEGVTDADFN
- a CDS encoding M16 family metallopeptidase — its product is MKKGLFTLALLLSVGYMSTAQQVEFEEFDLDNGLHVILHQDNTAPVVSTSVMYNVGGKDGDRERTGFAHFFEHLLFEGSENIGRGEFMKIIPANGGTFNANTSQDRTYYFEVFPSNKLELALWLESERMLHPVIDQVGVDTQNEVVKEEKRQRSGSPYGGLFEALGTNLFKVHPYKDPNIGYMEHLDAATLEEFNAYFDKYYGPNNAVLVIAGDIDMAKTKKLVAAYFSEVKSRPEVVRNFPKEEPITETIKAQAFDENIQIPAILATYRTPGFASRDSYVLDMISTYLSGGKSSVLYKKIVDEQKQALQLQAVNIPQMDYNIFTIFAIPSGETSLDTILEEIDEEIVKMQDELIAERDYQKLINQFENQFVNANASIVGIAESLATNYLLKGDVNLINKEIDIYRSITREEIQAVAKKYLSKNQRVEIEYLPKKDDQ